One Halobacterium wangiae genomic window, GACCCACGACCAGTCCCCCATCCCCCCGGAGGACCGCGAGTCGTTCTCGGGGCTGGACTACTTCGACCTCGACACGGACTATCGTGTCACTGCGCGATTCAGTCGCGCGCAGACCCCCGAGACGGTGGAACTGGAGACCACCCGCGGCCCGCCAGCGGAGTACGACCGCGTCGCCGTCTTCGGGGTCGACCTCCACGGGGACCACCACACCCTCGAGGCGTTCCGCGTCGAGGGCGAGGAGACGCTGTTCGTGCCGTTCGCCGACGAGACGAACGGCACGGGGACCTACGACCGCGGCCGGTATCTCGACGTGGACGCCGGGGGCGCCGAGACTGGCGACGACGTCGTCCTCGACTTCAACCTCGCGTACAACCCCTTCTGTGCGTACAGTGAGAACTTCTCGTGTGCGCTCCCACCGGCGGAGAACCGCCTCCCGGTGCGAGTGCAGGCGGGCGAGAAGGTCTGAGCAACGCAGTCGCTATTCGGTGGAATCGCTGGCAAAAACGTGGACGGGGTAAGAGCGTGTTCTACGCGGCGACTTCGGTCGCTTCCAGGAGCTCCTGGTAGCGGTTCCGGATGGTGACCTCGCTGACGTCCGTGACGTCGCTGACCTGGCTCTGGGTCACCTTGTGGTTGGTGAGCAGGCTGGCGGCGTAGATGGCGGCCGCGGCGAGGCCGACGGGGCTCTTCCCGCTGGTGACGCCGTCCTTCTGTGCGTTGTCGAGGAGTTCGCGGGCGCGTCGCTCGACCTCGTCCGGGAGGTCGAGTTCGGAGGCGAACCGAGGGACGTAGCTCGCGGGGTCCGCGGGCGCGACCTCCAGGCCGAGTTCGCGGACGATGTAGCGGTACGTCCGCTTGAACTCCATCGCGTCGATGCGGCTGACGTTGGCCACCTCGTCGATGGACCGCGGCGTCTGCATCTGCCGCGCGGCGGCGTACAGCGCGCTGGTGGCGACGCCCTCGATGGAGCGGCCCGGCAGCAGGTCCTCGCTCAGTGCGCGGCGGTAGATGACCGACGCCGTCTCGCGGACCTCCTTCGGGAGGCCGAGCGCGGAGGCCATCCGTTCGATCTCGCCGAGGGCCTGCTTGAGGTTACGCTCCTTGGAGTTCCGCGTGCGGAAGCGCTCGTTCCACTTGCGCAGGCGCTGCATCTTCTGGCGCTGGTTGCTCGACAGGGAGTTGCCGTAGGCGTCCTTGTTCTGCCAGCCGATGTTCGTCGACAGCCCCTTGTCGTGCATCATGTTCGTGGTGGGGGCGCCGACGCGGCTCTTGCTGTCCTTCTCGCTGGAGTTGAACGCGCGCCACTCCGGCCCGCGGTCGATGCTGTCCTCCTCGACGACGAGGCCACACTCGGTGCAGACGGATTCGCCGTGCTCCTCGTCGTTGACGACCCGCCCGTTACACTCGGGGCAGGTGAACGTCTCGCTGTTCTCGTTCTCTACAGTGGACTCCTCTTCGGTCTGTCGCTGTTCGCTGGAGTACGTTCGGATTTTGGTGTCACTCATTATGGGTTTGAATCGCCGAGCGGGTGTGGATCGGCCGCACGTTGCCGCTCGTATTAACGTACTACTTGATAGTGCCGACACATACTTAAAGCTTTCGCGGTTTTGCGAACAGTTAACACATTCAGAACGGCTATGAGAATCGCTATAGTCTCGAAATATCCGGGTTTTTGGTCCCCCGAAGGATTCGAGTGTGGTAACCTCGGGACAGGGAAAGGAATATAATTGTTTTGCACGGTCGTGCGGGGTTTTTCTCCATCGATTCGTGACGCACAGGAGAAACATTTAACACGACTGGTTGGCCAGGTACTCGGGACGCACAGCAAGCACATGACGGACGAAGAGGCGCGTGTTCTCGTCGTCGACGACGACGAGGCACTCACGGACGTGTACGCCACGTGGCTCTCCAGTCAGTACGACGTCGACACGGCTACCACCGGAGAAGTCGCGCTCGAGACGCTCGACGAGGAGGTCGACGTGGTGTTGCTCGACCGCCGCATGCCGGGCCTCTCGGGCGAGGAGGTACTCGACCGGATCCGCAAGGCAGAGTACAACTGCCGCGTCGCGATGGTCACCGGCGTCAGGCCGAACACGGACGTCGTCGAACTGGGCTTCGACGAGTACCTCATCAAACCCGTCGATCAGGACGACCTACAGACTGTGGTGGACACGCTCGTCCACCGGTCGACGTACGACGACCACCTCCAGGAGCTCTACTCGCTGATGTCCAAGCGCGCGCTCCTGGAGTCGGAAGCCAGGGACGGCGACGTGCAACTCGACGAATCCTACGACCAGCTCGTCGACCGCATCGGGCAGCTTCGCGAGCGGATCGACGACACGGTGAGAGAGTTCGGCACCGACGACTTCCGGGTCGCGTTCCGTGACCTCCCGAACGGCAACACTGGAAGCGACTGAATGGCCCAGCAACGGACTCTGCTCCGCCCCGTGACGCGTGCGATCCACCGGGCGGAGCACGCAACCGACCTCCGCGAGCGCGTCTGTGAGGCCGCCGTCTCGGCGGGCTACGAGACCGCCTGTTACCTCGAAGGAGGCGAGACACTCACGGTGGCCGGTGAGGACGGAGCGCGACCGCCGACCGACGCCGTCGACGCCGAATTCACGACGGTGGACGGCGACAGCCGGCACTGGATTCTCGTCCCCGTCTCGTACGGT contains:
- a CDS encoding DUF1684 domain-containing protein, producing the protein MSADDFDAGAWQDRIRSHRAEKDDFFATHDQSPIPPEDRESFSGLDYFDLDTDYRVTARFSRAQTPETVELETTRGPPAEYDRVAVFGVDLHGDHHTLEAFRVEGEETLFVPFADETNGTGTYDRGRYLDVDAGGAETGDDVVLDFNLAYNPFCAYSENFSCALPPAENRLPVRVQAGEKV
- a CDS encoding transcription initiation factor IIB, with the translated sequence MSDTKIRTYSSEQRQTEEESTVENENSETFTCPECNGRVVNDEEHGESVCTECGLVVEEDSIDRGPEWRAFNSSEKDSKSRVGAPTTNMMHDKGLSTNIGWQNKDAYGNSLSSNQRQKMQRLRKWNERFRTRNSKERNLKQALGEIERMASALGLPKEVRETASVIYRRALSEDLLPGRSIEGVATSALYAAARQMQTPRSIDEVANVSRIDAMEFKRTYRYIVRELGLEVAPADPASYVPRFASELDLPDEVERRARELLDNAQKDGVTSGKSPVGLAAAAIYAASLLTNHKVTQSQVSDVTDVSEVTIRNRYQELLEATEVAA
- a CDS encoding response regulator, translated to MTDEEARVLVVDDDEALTDVYATWLSSQYDVDTATTGEVALETLDEEVDVVLLDRRMPGLSGEEVLDRIRKAEYNCRVAMVTGVRPNTDVVELGFDEYLIKPVDQDDLQTVVDTLVHRSTYDDHLQELYSLMSKRALLESEARDGDVQLDESYDQLVDRIGQLRERIDDTVREFGTDDFRVAFRDLPNGNTGSD